The stretch of DNA CAATTACGTTCGAGAATGTTCCGTTTGGTGGCCTCTACTGGCTGGTCGCAACGGACTCTGATAAAGAGGAGCGGATTTTCACAATCGAGGATGGCGAACAGGTCTGGTGGTAGGAAGACCACCTGCGATCAAACCATAGTCGCCCTTATCGAAAACATAAACGGAATGCTGTTCGGCTTATCGGGATAGTGCCAGTAGCCATCATCCCGCTTCTTCATGAATGGGTGCGACTTATACGTCGAAAAGGGGAATTCGTGCAGAAATTCTATTCCCAGACCGGCGTCGATCAGTGAATTGATAATCTCTCCCATGCTGTGCGGCCACTCATAGTTGACATTGTAAACATCAGCGTCTCTGTCGGCATAGCTTCCCATATTCTCGAATCGTATCGGTTGATCGGGACGAAAATAGGGGTAGTGCACTCGCGGAGTCGTATCCTGCTCATCATCGGCAAAAATATATGATGTGGGATGGAATTCTCGTATGTAGAAAATGCCTCCCGGTTTCAGAAAATGAGCCACGACTTCGCCCCATTTCTCGAGATCGGGCAGCCAGCTTATCACACCGCCTGATGTATAGACAATGTCGAACTGTCCCGTCAAATGCTCCGGCAGATCATAGAGATTACAGCAAACGAAATTAGCGTCGATAGCGAGCTTATCCGCGAGTGAACGCGCGAGATCGATGGCTTTTGCCGAGAAATCCACACCGGTGACTTTGGCGCCCCGCCGCGCCCAGCTCAGAGTGTCTTGTCCGAAATGACACTGAAGATGCAGCAGGCTCTTGCCCGAGACATCGCCTAACTCACGCACGTCGATCTTCTCGATCGTGCATTTACCATTCAGGAATGACTCCATGTCATAGAAGTCAGACTTTTCATGGATCGGTGTCAGACTATCCCAGAGTTTCTGGTTTGCACGCAAGAATTCATCCATGTCTTTACTCACTATGACCACAGATAGTTAATTAGATGATGACTCTTTGCACCACCGAGATTGTCGACGTGGTGCATATATGTAGCCCTTGGACAAGGTTGTCAAGGGTTTGTTGAGTAGGTCTCTATGTGTTGAAATGCCGTCATCGCGAGGAGCGAAGCGACGTGGCGATCTCCCATCGTGAGGGCAAAATAGTACGGGCGGGAAAGGATTCCTGCACGCGCAGTCTACATAGGATCTTGCTCAGCGAATAGTCAGTTGATTTCGAATTCTGCGGTCTACCAGTCACCCCACGGATAGTCAGGTCGGTCGACGCAGTACTGACCCGATGGCTCGGTCGAGAGGTTGATGGTGTGCACGATCTCATCGGACGGCTGAATGTAAATTGCGTTGATCACGATTGTGTATTCACCTGGCGCGATATCCGCAAACGTGTATTCAAGATCGTAGAGACAGAGACAGGGGCAGGGCTCGAAATCGAAAGTCTCATCTTCTGTTATTGTGATCGTGTTGTTGTAGATCCAGACACTGCCAAGGATCTCATCGGGACAGCAATTGAATGCCGTGTTCTGGTGGTAAAGCGTCAGCCCACCCTGGCCATCATAATCCCACTCGATGCACTCCTGATCGTTCGGGACCATGTTCGGAGTCTTTGTGCTTTCGGGTTGCTTGCATGGACCGTGACCAATGAGAAACCCGTACGGATTCTGATACGGGCATGGTTCCGGGCCGCCCGAGAATATGTAGGCGATCAGATACACGACATCGTCGATATCGACATCACCGCTTTGATCGGCGTCGCCGCAAACCGTCTGCGCCAAGCTCGTTGCCGTCATCACCAGCAACAGCGCCGCGACGGTTAGAGAGAGTCTGAAGATTTGCGTACGCATAATTCCTCCCGCTCGAACATATAATTCATGATGTGGTCAATTCAATGCATGTCGGACCTGTTAATCATAATCTACCAGCTCGGTGATATTTGTCAAGTCAGAACCGTAGCGCGAGCAATTAAGATTGACCAGACGGTGCCCGTCCTGTCAATATATCCATCTGAAAATACGGCGGTCAGGAAGGGATCAGATTTGCGTCCGGATGTAGGTGATCTCCAGAGAGGCTCCCGATTGGGAGCCTCTCAGAAGTAAAACTCGTGAAATTGTCCGCGCTATAAGTTCCAGGGATAATGCAATCTCTCGACGCAGAAAAGTCCAGATGTGGCAGTCGTCAGGTCAATTGGGAATTCGAGTGGATCCTCGCCGGGAAAGGTTATAACCTCGACAACACTGATCGTGTAGACTCCCGGCATGACGCCGACCAATTCGTAATCGATGTCAAAGAGACATTCACAATCGCACCCGCCCATATAGAGCGAATCGATCTCCGTAATTGTGATAACGTCCCCGTCAATGCTGAACTCAGCCACAAACACCGGACAGCAATTGAATCCGCCGTTGAGGTGTCTGACCTGCAATGTGCTTACGCCATCGTAGGTATATTCAATGCAGGTTTGTGTGTTTGGAATTGTGTCGACGTCCGCTGTCTTCATTGAAGTCTTGCATGGGCCGTTACCGACAACAGCTCCGGAAAAATCGGGATTGCATGGTGCCGGTCCACCGGTGAAAATGTAAGCGATGAGGAACACGACATCGTCGATATCGACTGCACCGGAACAGTCGGTGTCACCGATCTGGGCGGTTTGCGAAACTGAGCTACCAGCAATGATGAAGGTGCATGATAACATTAGCAGCACAGCGAATTTGGTAAGGTTCCTTACTATCACATGTGCCTCCTATAGTGAGTCTATCTGGAATATAGCATTATGGACACATGTGTCAATACACAAAATGATGTCGCGAGGCTGTGCCCGCAAGAAACTCAGAATCGTCGCAGGTGATCTCTGGTGAATTCATACCACAACACTTTGACCGGGGTGTCGGACGAAATCGAAAACCATGGACTCAGTTCAGGGTTCGACTCATTTATTAGAAGATGGATATCCTGCGCGGGGCTGAATCCCTGAATCAGAAGAAAAACTCGCTCACCTGTTTGTAAGTTCGCTGCGACATCTGCAACCATCACTGCATGACCGGGGAATCCGGGCAGCACAAGAATATCACCGATTTCGACATCGTCTGCCTTCTCAACGACCTGTAGCTCTTTGCTCAGCGAGTATGTCCCTGCATAAGCAAAGACAATATCGATGTAAGCTCTTAAGCTCCGGTAGGATGAGTCGACCGGTGCGCTTTTCTGCCATGAAACAGTGTTTCCATTCACGGTGGGACGATACCCTTCAGCCCAGAGATAGAAATCTGCACGGTCGCCGCTGGTGAAATTGAATGCAATCTGTCTGCTCTTGCCGATAGTGTAGAGATATTCTGCCCGGAATCTGATAATCGCATCGGCGCACTGTTGCAAGTCTTTGGAACCAACATCAATTTCGACTATTGCGCAGTGATGATCCTGAAATGCGGCACGGAGGCCATTGTGGAGTTTGATACTCGGATTTCCCGGTTTGAGCGGAAGATGTCTGATCCAATCCGCAAAGCTCCCATCCTTTGCTTCGATTCTAACATAGC from Candidatus Zixiibacteriota bacterium encodes:
- a CDS encoding class I SAM-dependent methyltransferase, whose translation is MDEFLRANQKLWDSLTPIHEKSDFYDMESFLNGKCTIEKIDVRELGDVSGKSLLHLQCHFGQDTLSWARRGAKVTGVDFSAKAIDLARSLADKLAIDANFVCCNLYDLPEHLTGQFDIVYTSGGVISWLPDLEKWGEVVAHFLKPGGIFYIREFHPTSYIFADDEQDTTPRVHYPYFRPDQPIRFENMGSYADRDADVYNVNYEWPHSMGEIINSLIDAGLGIEFLHEFPFSTYKSHPFMKKRDDGYWHYPDKPNSIPFMFSIRATMV
- a CDS encoding DUF4846 domain-containing protein, whose amino-acid sequence is MLALLLAALLLNSATTIAQSSHYLWLENYSGYDTLSNRIPAPRGYVRIEAKDGSFADWIRHLPLKPGNPSIKLHNGLRAAFQDHHCAIVEIDVGSKDLQQCADAIIRFRAEYLYTIGKSRQIAFNFTSGDRADFYLWAEGYRPTVNGNTVSWQKSAPVDSSYRSLRAYIDIVFAYAGTYSLSKELQVVEKADDVEIGDILVLPGFPGHAVMVADVAANLQTGERVFLLIQGFSPAQDIHLLINESNPELSPWFSISSDTPVKVLWYEFTRDHLRRF